A single Phragmites australis chromosome 4, lpPhrAust1.1, whole genome shotgun sequence DNA region contains:
- the LOC133916135 gene encoding large ribosomal subunit protein eL18x-like produces the protein MGIDLVAGGRNKKTKRTAPKSDDVYLKLLVKLYRFLVRRTKSNFNAVILKRLFMSKTNRPPLSLRRLVNFMESKENQIAVIVGTVTDDKRVYEVPAMKVAALRFTETARARIVNAGGECLTFDQLALRAPLGQNTVLLRGPKNAREAVKHFGPAPGVPHSHTKPYVRSKGRKFEKARGRRNSRGFKV, from the exons ATG GGCATCGACCTCGTCGCCGGGGGCCGGAACAAGAAGACCAAGCGCACCGCGCCCAAGTCAGACGATGTCTACCTTAAGCTCCTCGTCAAG CTGTACCGCTTCCTGGTGCGGAGGACCAAGAGCAACTTTAACGCGGTGATCCTCAAGCGCCTCTTCATGAGCAAGACCAACCGCCCGCCGCTCTCGCTCCGCCGCCTCGTCAACTTCATGGAGAGCAAG GAGAACCAGATTGCTGTGATCGTGGGCACCGTGACCGACGACAAGAGGGTCTACGAGGTGCCTGCAATGAAGGTGGCCGCACTCAGGTTCACTGAGACAGCAAGGGCCCGTATTGTGAATGCCGGCGGCGAGTGCCTCACCTTTGACCAGCTGGCGCTCCGTGCACCTCTGGGCCAGAACACG GTTCTGCTGCGTGGACCTAAGAATGCTAGGGAAGCTGTGAAGCACTTTGGTCCTGCACCTGGTGTGCCGCACAGCCACACCAAGCCTTACGTCCGCTCCAAGGGAAGGAAGTTTGAGAAGGCAAGAGGAAGGAGGAATAGCAGAGGCTTCAAGGTCTAA